A window of the Synechococcus sp. JA-3-3Ab genome harbors these coding sequences:
- a CDS encoding aldo/keto reductase — translation MLYRRFGRTQQLMSAFSLGSMRLVNVPPEQAQATVAAALEAGINHLETAQAYGHAEVLLGEILRKLAVPRQRLILTTKLTPGERLRERLEGSLRRLQVEYLDQFAFHGINLPEHLEWVLREGLPLLRQAQQEGLVRYIGFSTHGSLELILQAIQRGQFDFVNLHYHFFQQRNAAALEAAAQQDMGVFIISPADKGGMLYRPPQRLRESCAPFSPLEFAYRFLLADPRIHTLSLGITHPDELQTALAALQDPERWWTEGLQVQERLHQAEQERLGSSRCAQCYACLPCPEGIHIPEVLRLRNLALAHEMTEFAQYRYNMFGQAGHWFPGVPADRCSECGDCLPRCPQHLPIPELLAETHRLLHRSPIRRLWE, via the coding sequence ATGCTCTACCGCCGCTTCGGACGCACCCAGCAGCTTATGTCGGCTTTTTCCCTGGGCAGCATGCGGCTGGTCAACGTGCCGCCGGAGCAGGCCCAGGCCACGGTGGCAGCGGCGCTGGAGGCAGGGATCAACCACCTGGAAACGGCCCAGGCCTACGGCCATGCAGAGGTGCTCTTGGGGGAGATCCTGCGTAAGCTAGCAGTGCCGCGGCAGCGCCTGATCCTGACCACCAAGCTTACGCCCGGCGAGAGGCTGCGGGAACGACTGGAGGGATCCCTGCGGCGGCTGCAGGTGGAGTATCTGGATCAGTTTGCCTTCCATGGCATCAACCTGCCCGAACACCTGGAGTGGGTACTGCGGGAAGGGTTGCCGCTGCTGCGGCAGGCGCAGCAGGAGGGCTTGGTGCGCTACATCGGCTTTTCCACTCATGGATCCCTGGAGCTAATCCTGCAGGCCATCCAGAGGGGCCAGTTTGACTTTGTGAATTTGCACTACCACTTTTTCCAGCAGCGCAATGCCGCGGCCCTGGAGGCGGCAGCCCAGCAGGATATGGGGGTGTTCATCATCTCCCCTGCCGACAAAGGGGGGATGCTCTATCGCCCGCCCCAGCGTCTCCGGGAGAGCTGTGCGCCCTTTAGCCCCCTGGAGTTTGCCTATCGATTTTTGCTGGCGGATCCCCGCATCCACACCCTCAGCCTGGGCATTACCCATCCCGACGAGCTGCAGACGGCCCTGGCGGCCCTGCAGGATCCCGAGCGCTGGTGGACGGAGGGCCTGCAGGTACAGGAGCGGCTGCATCAAGCGGAGCAGGAACGCCTGGGCTCCAGCCGCTGTGCCCAGTGCTACGCCTGCCTGCCCTGTCCCGAAGGGATCCACATCCCAGAGGTGCTGCGGCTGCGCAACTTGGCTCTTGCCCACGAGATGACCGAGTTTGCCCAATATCGCTACAACATGTTCGGCCAGGCAGGGCACTGGTTCCCAGGGGTGCCTGCCGACCGCTGCAGCGAGTGCGGCGACTGCCTGCCCCGTTGTCCGCAGCACCTGCCGATCCCGGAGTTGTTGGCCGAAACCCACCGCCTTTTGCACCGCTCTCCCATCCGGCGGCTGTGGGAGTAA
- a CDS encoding RNA-guided endonuclease InsQ/TnpB family protein → MRISSPSCTASAVGSTDSGNIGLQSRKIRIYPEPALAKVWKRWQAACRYCYNQAIAYQRQHGAPRTARKLRDIILRSDLPGWVKDAPCHIKQNAVVEAWLAFRRSKDARFRSVRDRSHTLQFNAGNFRNGTWYPKLTRGLAFRASEEMPREWARGTELMRVKDRWYAIFPEPVNEQCSLAKGVIALDPGVRSFLTGFDGAGFVDIAKGDFGRIVRLCYHLDDLQSRLSKAPRPKRRRMRQAAFRLRERIRNLVDECHRKVAAFLTDNYRLIFLPTFESAKMVAKAGRKFGSKTARAMLTWAHYRFKQFLKFQAKKKNVVVVEVSEAYTSKTCTKCGHIHTKLGGAKVFRCPKCNHRLPRDWQGALGVMLRALRDTAFLFGLRPSSAVASASRSDNGNGQNAIASPLSSNAQQCSA, encoded by the coding sequence TTGAGGATATCCTCACCATCCTGCACTGCTTCAGCAGTCGGCTCTACGGACTCAGGAAATATCGGGCTGCAATCGAGAAAGATACGGATTTATCCGGAGCCGGCGCTGGCTAAGGTCTGGAAGCGGTGGCAAGCGGCGTGCCGGTACTGCTACAACCAAGCGATTGCCTATCAGCGTCAGCATGGTGCTCCAAGAACGGCCAGAAAGCTGCGGGACATCATCCTGCGCTCCGACCTGCCTGGGTGGGTGAAGGACGCCCCTTGCCACATCAAGCAGAACGCGGTCGTCGAGGCGTGGTTGGCGTTTCGCCGAAGCAAAGACGCGAGGTTTCGCAGTGTGCGAGACAGGTCGCATACGCTGCAATTCAACGCCGGCAACTTTCGCAATGGGACGTGGTATCCGAAACTCACCCGAGGTTTGGCGTTCCGTGCATCCGAGGAGATGCCCAGAGAATGGGCACGCGGAACTGAGCTAATGCGGGTGAAAGACAGATGGTATGCCATCTTTCCTGAGCCCGTGAACGAGCAGTGTTCGTTAGCAAAGGGGGTGATCGCACTTGACCCTGGAGTAAGAAGCTTCCTTACAGGGTTTGATGGGGCGGGCTTTGTAGATATCGCCAAGGGAGACTTTGGCAGGATCGTTCGGCTGTGCTACCACCTAGACGATCTGCAATCTAGGCTGAGTAAAGCACCGCGACCCAAGCGTAGGCGAATGCGGCAAGCGGCGTTTCGTCTGCGGGAGAGAATCAGGAACTTGGTGGACGAGTGCCATCGCAAGGTAGCGGCGTTCCTAACGGATAACTACCGATTGATATTCCTCCCCACTTTCGAGTCAGCCAAGATGGTTGCCAAGGCAGGGAGGAAGTTTGGTAGCAAGACAGCAAGGGCGATGCTCACCTGGGCGCACTATCGGTTCAAGCAGTTCCTGAAGTTTCAAGCCAAGAAGAAAAACGTGGTTGTCGTGGAAGTATCGGAAGCGTACACCAGCAAAACCTGTACCAAGTGCGGGCACATCCACACTAAGTTGGGTGGCGCAAAGGTGTTTAGATGCCCAAAGTGCAACCATAGGCTACCACGAGATTGGCAAGGCGCTCTGGGTGTTATGCTCAGGGCTTTGCGGGATACCGCCTTTCTGTTTGGACTCCGTCCGAGTAGCGCGGTCGCGTCAGCATCGCGTAGTGACAACGGAAACGGACAGAATGCTATCGCTTCACCGCTGAGCAGTAATGCTCAGCAGTGTTCAGCGTAA
- a CDS encoding IS607 family transposase has translation MARYVKPREAADYFGVCLHTLRRWEQKGWIKAIRTPSGRARRYDLDSYIRTPKKAKRVVLYARVSSRGQKPDLERQIARLVNLYPGAEVVGEVGGGLDFKRPKFLALLERVRAGDVGTIVVAHRDRLCRFGFEFVEWYCRQYGCEILVLDDDHLSPQQELVEDILTILHCFSSRLYGLRKYRAAIEKDTDLSGAGAG, from the coding sequence ATGGCTAGGTATGTAAAACCGAGAGAAGCGGCGGATTATTTTGGGGTGTGTCTCCACACCTTGAGGCGATGGGAACAGAAAGGCTGGATCAAAGCAATACGTACTCCATCTGGTAGGGCAAGAAGGTATGACCTCGACAGCTACATCAGAACGCCAAAGAAAGCCAAACGAGTCGTTTTGTACGCCCGAGTCAGCAGTCGAGGGCAGAAACCAGACTTGGAGAGACAGATTGCAAGACTGGTTAACCTCTATCCTGGAGCCGAAGTGGTCGGAGAGGTTGGCGGCGGTCTCGACTTCAAAAGACCAAAGTTCCTTGCCTTATTGGAACGAGTTCGTGCGGGAGATGTCGGAACGATTGTGGTCGCTCACCGGGATCGACTCTGCCGGTTTGGATTTGAGTTCGTTGAGTGGTACTGCCGTCAATACGGGTGCGAAATCTTGGTTCTCGATGACGATCACCTTTCTCCCCAACAGGAACTGGTTGAGGATATCCTCACCATCCTGCACTGCTTCAGCAGTCGGCTCTACGGACTCAGGAAATATCGGGCTGCAATCGAGAAAGATACGGATTTATCCGGAGCCGGCGCTGGCTAA
- the ribD gene encoding bifunctional diaminohydroxyphosphoribosylaminopyrimidine deaminase/5-amino-6-(5-phosphoribosylamino)uracil reductase RibD, translating to MDADRQWMERCLSLARSTPQRPSPNPRVACVIVRGDQVVGEGVHLGAGQPHAEVLALQQAGSLAKGATLYVNLEPCNHYGRTPPCTEAILAAGIRRVVVGMQDPNPLVAGKGIRRLQEAGVEVTVGVLEQECQELNEGFAFAIVQKRCFGLLKYAMTLDGKSAAATGHSRWISNPLAREWVHRQRAWHDAVIVGSGTVWHDNPHLTCRLPDFHGSQPLRVVLSRSLNLPPLAHLWRAEEAPTLVITEATEAHPLWGSLAKQGVELLHLDQVTPAQAAQVLFERGCLSALWECGGTLAWAALKDGAIQKVAAFIAPKILGGADAPTPVAGEGIPDVNQSWQLLEPQLQTVGDNWLITGKILPSGADDSGE from the coding sequence CTGGACGCCGACCGGCAGTGGATGGAACGCTGCCTCTCCTTGGCCCGCTCGACACCACAGCGCCCCTCCCCTAACCCGCGGGTAGCCTGCGTTATTGTCCGGGGGGATCAGGTGGTGGGGGAAGGTGTTCATCTGGGAGCCGGCCAGCCCCACGCTGAGGTCTTGGCTCTGCAGCAGGCGGGATCCCTGGCCAAGGGCGCTACCCTCTACGTCAACCTCGAGCCCTGCAACCACTACGGGCGCACCCCTCCCTGTACCGAGGCCATCCTGGCTGCCGGGATCCGGAGGGTGGTGGTGGGAATGCAGGATCCCAATCCCCTGGTGGCCGGCAAAGGGATCCGCCGCCTGCAGGAGGCAGGGGTTGAGGTGACGGTGGGGGTGCTGGAGCAGGAATGTCAGGAGCTCAACGAAGGCTTTGCCTTCGCCATTGTGCAGAAACGGTGTTTTGGCCTGCTCAAATACGCCATGACCCTAGACGGCAAGAGCGCCGCCGCCACCGGCCACAGCCGCTGGATCAGCAATCCGCTGGCGCGAGAGTGGGTTCACCGCCAGCGGGCCTGGCACGATGCAGTCATCGTGGGCTCCGGCACCGTCTGGCACGATAACCCCCACCTTACCTGCCGCCTGCCGGATTTTCACGGATCCCAGCCCCTGCGAGTGGTTCTCAGCCGCTCTCTGAATCTGCCCCCGCTGGCCCACCTGTGGCGAGCGGAGGAGGCGCCAACTTTGGTGATTACCGAGGCCACTGAAGCCCATCCCCTCTGGGGATCCCTGGCCAAGCAAGGGGTGGAGCTGCTGCACCTGGATCAAGTAACCCCGGCTCAAGCGGCGCAGGTTCTCTTTGAGCGAGGCTGTCTGAGTGCCCTCTGGGAATGCGGCGGCACCTTGGCCTGGGCAGCCCTTAAAGATGGGGCCATCCAGAAGGTGGCCGCCTTCATCGCTCCCAAGATCTTGGGCGGGGCCGACGCGCCAACCCCCGTAGCAGGAGAAGGGATCCCGGATGTGAACCAAAGCTGGCAACTGTTGGAGCCGCAACTGCAGACTGTGGGGGATAACTGGTTGATAACCGGGAAGATCCTCCCTTCTGGCGCCGACGACTCCGGTGAATGA
- the tpiA gene encoding triose-phosphate isomerase produces the protein MRPILIAGNWKMHKTQAEARQFLREFRPALQASSAGVRPQRQIILCVPFTDLAVVVEETRGSGMAVGAQNLHWEDQGAFTGEISGPMLAELGVRYVIVGHSERRQYFGETDETVNRRLAAAQRHGLTPILCVGESLQQREQGLTESWIVGQLDRALPGIDLRNLVIAYEPIWAIGTGKTCAAAEANRVIGLIRQHLGADHLPILYGGSVKASNIDELMAQPQIDGVLVGGASLDPQEFARIVNFQALTPAAAAAP, from the coding sequence TTGCGCCCCATCCTCATTGCCGGCAACTGGAAAATGCACAAGACTCAGGCTGAGGCTCGCCAGTTTCTGCGCGAGTTTCGTCCAGCCCTGCAAGCCTCGTCTGCAGGGGTGAGGCCGCAGCGGCAGATCATTCTCTGCGTGCCCTTCACAGACCTGGCCGTGGTGGTAGAAGAAACGCGGGGATCCGGCATGGCTGTGGGAGCCCAGAACCTGCACTGGGAGGATCAAGGGGCGTTTACGGGAGAGATCTCCGGCCCCATGCTGGCAGAGCTGGGGGTGCGCTACGTTATCGTCGGCCACAGCGAACGGCGGCAGTACTTTGGCGAAACCGATGAAACCGTCAACCGGCGCTTGGCCGCGGCCCAGCGGCACGGGCTCACCCCCATCCTCTGTGTGGGGGAAAGCTTGCAACAGCGGGAGCAAGGCCTGACCGAGTCTTGGATTGTGGGACAGTTGGATCGCGCCTTGCCGGGGATCGATCTGCGCAACCTCGTGATTGCCTACGAGCCAATCTGGGCCATTGGCACGGGGAAAACCTGTGCAGCCGCCGAGGCCAACCGCGTCATCGGCCTTATCCGCCAGCATCTGGGCGCCGACCACCTGCCCATCCTCTACGGTGGCTCGGTCAAAGCCAGCAACATCGACGAGCTGATGGCCCAGCCGCAGATTGACGGTGTACTGGTGGGAGGGGCCAGCCTCGATCCCCAAGAGTTTGCCCGCATTGTCAACTTCCAGGCCCTGACTCCTGCCGCAGCAGCGGCTCCCTAG
- the psb35 gene encoding photosystem II assembly protein Psb35 codes for MILDNPFFPYIAVMVSGLVAAVALGSMAFFNSKRPAGWEGAARPRYVPQYGQEGEAPPEWEIGWTEKAERWNGRLAMLGFAMSIAVEALVGHSVLASVLGLR; via the coding sequence ATGATCCTCGACAACCCTTTCTTTCCTTACATTGCCGTTATGGTGAGCGGGCTGGTGGCTGCTGTTGCCCTCGGTTCGATGGCTTTCTTCAACTCCAAGCGTCCTGCGGGCTGGGAGGGTGCTGCTCGTCCGCGATACGTGCCTCAGTATGGGCAAGAGGGCGAGGCTCCGCCCGAGTGGGAAATTGGGTGGACGGAAAAGGCCGAGCGCTGGAACGGGCGATTGGCCATGCTGGGGTTTGCCATGAGCATTGCGGTGGAAGCCCTGGTAGGTCACAGCGTGCTGGCCTCCGTCCTGGGGCTGCGCTGA
- a CDS encoding glucose-6-phosphate dehydrogenase assembly protein OpcA produces MDQPAAVLPLQTPKDVSIEDIEQELNKIWSSKGESVAARAATFTLVVYESLDDALLLPSPTVEAIATQNPCRVIDLRAKREGATDDAIEAQVAAYCPVTREQRSSLVCCEYITLKAPESAFVRACSTVASLLIPNLPTFLWWQGNLDLNSLLFQKLVALSNRVIVDSRGFVNSEEDLQEIHLLISEGHHCGDLNWRRLLPWQELTAQAFDPPDRRESLSWIDQVTIDYRAGNPCQALLFLGWLASRLGWTPTERAQTWEHDYEIDRIRFQTQAGGEVRAELAAVPLVSEMSQAGDLIGLRLTSSNQEADACTVLCSETTGCMRMEARGGAQRCVVRQVAPLEQESLETLLAAELQRPGPDYLYEETLEVVAQILKLKKSGALG; encoded by the coding sequence ATGGACCAACCTGCCGCCGTCCTGCCTTTACAAACCCCAAAAGATGTCTCCATCGAGGACATTGAGCAGGAGCTGAACAAGATCTGGTCCTCCAAGGGAGAGAGCGTTGCCGCCCGGGCTGCCACCTTTACCCTGGTGGTGTATGAGTCGCTAGACGATGCCCTGCTGCTGCCTTCCCCCACCGTCGAAGCCATTGCCACCCAGAACCCCTGCCGCGTCATCGACCTAAGGGCCAAACGGGAGGGAGCCACAGACGACGCCATCGAGGCCCAGGTGGCGGCCTATTGCCCGGTGACCCGCGAGCAGCGCAGCTCGCTGGTGTGTTGTGAGTACATCACCCTGAAAGCGCCGGAATCGGCTTTTGTGCGCGCTTGCAGCACTGTCGCCTCGCTGTTGATCCCCAACCTGCCCACGTTCCTGTGGTGGCAAGGGAACTTAGACTTGAATAGCTTGTTGTTTCAAAAGCTGGTAGCCCTGAGCAACCGCGTCATCGTCGACTCGCGGGGCTTTGTCAACTCAGAAGAAGACCTGCAGGAAATTCATCTCCTCATCAGCGAGGGGCACCACTGCGGGGATCTCAACTGGCGACGGCTGCTGCCCTGGCAGGAACTCACCGCCCAAGCCTTCGACCCCCCAGATCGGCGAGAGTCTCTGTCCTGGATAGATCAAGTAACCATTGACTACAGAGCTGGCAACCCCTGCCAGGCCCTCCTTTTCTTGGGCTGGCTGGCCAGCCGGCTGGGGTGGACGCCCACCGAGCGGGCCCAGACTTGGGAACACGACTACGAGATCGACCGCATCCGCTTCCAAACCCAAGCGGGAGGCGAGGTGAGGGCAGAATTGGCTGCCGTGCCCCTGGTCTCGGAGATGAGCCAGGCGGGAGATCTCATCGGCTTGCGCCTCACCTCCAGCAACCAGGAAGCCGACGCCTGCACCGTGCTCTGTTCAGAAACCACAGGGTGCATGCGCATGGAAGCCAGGGGAGGTGCCCAGAGGTGCGTGGTTCGCCAGGTGGCTCCCCTGGAGCAGGAGTCCTTGGAAACGCTGCTAGCTGCCGAGTTGCAGCGGCCTGGCCCCGACTATCTTTACGAAGAGACCTTAGAGGTGGTGGCCCAGATCCTCAAATTAAAGAAAAGCGGAGCGCTGGGGTAG
- a CDS encoding cysteine desulfurase has product MAVSSLSSPKLDQAFDAAADLAAQVRSDFPILQRQVNGQPLIYFDNAATSQKPLAVLQAMDFYYRHSNANVHRGVHTLGNEATEAYEGAREKIARFINAPSPQEIIYTRNASEAINLVAYSWGMSTLERGDEIILSVMEHHSNLIPWQFVAQKTGACLKFIQITPEGELDLEHYRSLLGDRTRLVAVTHVSNMLGSINPVREVVELAHRCGAKVLLDACQSVPHMPVDVQALDCDWLAFSGHKMGGPTGIGVLYGKRELLRAMPPFLGGGEMIAEVYWDHATYADIPHKFEAGTPAIAQAVGLGAAVDYLSQIGLERVHAHEQKLTARLLEGLQRIPGITIYGPKDPTRRAGLVSFSAEGIHPHDLSTLLDEQGIAIRAGHHCTQPLHRHLQVQSTARASVYLYNTLAEVDRFLEVLAEAVAFFREALG; this is encoded by the coding sequence ATGGCGGTATCCTCTCTTTCTTCCCCCAAGCTGGACCAGGCTTTTGACGCTGCTGCCGACTTAGCTGCCCAGGTGCGGTCGGATTTTCCAATTTTGCAGCGCCAAGTCAACGGCCAGCCGCTCATCTATTTTGACAATGCGGCCACTTCCCAGAAGCCGCTGGCGGTTTTGCAGGCAATGGATTTCTACTATCGGCACAGCAACGCCAACGTGCACCGGGGAGTGCATACCTTGGGCAACGAAGCCACGGAGGCCTACGAGGGGGCGCGGGAGAAGATTGCCCGCTTTATCAACGCGCCTTCCCCGCAAGAGATCATCTACACCCGCAACGCCAGCGAGGCCATTAACCTGGTGGCCTACAGTTGGGGCATGAGCACCCTAGAGCGGGGGGATGAGATTATTCTGTCGGTGATGGAGCACCACAGCAATTTGATCCCGTGGCAATTCGTGGCTCAGAAGACGGGGGCCTGCCTCAAGTTTATCCAGATCACGCCCGAGGGCGAGCTGGATTTGGAGCACTACCGCTCTTTGCTGGGCGACCGCACCCGCCTAGTGGCTGTAACTCACGTCTCCAACATGCTGGGATCCATCAACCCTGTCCGGGAGGTGGTTGAGTTAGCCCATCGCTGTGGGGCCAAGGTGTTGCTGGATGCCTGTCAGAGCGTGCCCCACATGCCGGTGGATGTGCAGGCCCTAGACTGCGATTGGCTGGCCTTTTCTGGGCACAAGATGGGCGGCCCCACGGGGATCGGGGTGCTCTACGGCAAGCGGGAGCTGCTGCGGGCCATGCCGCCCTTTTTGGGCGGGGGCGAGATGATTGCCGAGGTGTACTGGGATCACGCCACCTACGCCGATATCCCCCACAAGTTTGAGGCGGGCACGCCGGCCATTGCCCAAGCGGTGGGTCTGGGGGCAGCCGTCGATTACCTAAGCCAGATCGGTCTGGAGCGCGTGCATGCCCATGAGCAAAAGTTAACCGCTCGCCTCCTAGAAGGGCTTCAGCGCATTCCAGGCATTACAATCTATGGCCCCAAGGACCCGACGCGCCGGGCAGGACTGGTCAGCTTTTCGGCGGAGGGCATCCACCCCCACGACCTGTCCACCCTGCTGGATGAGCAGGGGATCGCCATCCGGGCTGGCCACCACTGCACCCAGCCGCTGCACCGCCACTTGCAGGTGCAGTCAACAGCGCGGGCCAGCGTTTACCTCTACAACACCCTGGCCGAGGTGGATCGCTTCCTCGAGGTGCTGGCAGAGGCAGTGGCGTTTTTCAGGGAGGCCTTGGGCTAG
- a CDS encoding glucose-6-phosphate isomerase, whose product MDSLQLWQRYCDWLYYHPELEIFVDISRIRFTPAQVEALRPLFARAFAEMQALEAGAIANPDEGRQVGHYWLRAPELAPTAEIRQAIQDCVEQVESFAKKIHCGTIPASGGGRFTELLWIGIGGSALGPQFVAEALAPLQPPLNIHFIDNTDPDGFDRVLGRLAGKLGQTLVVVTSKSGNTPEPRNALVEVELAYRKAGIPFSAHAVAITGPGSQLEQQARQEGWLAVFPIFDWVGGRTSETSAVGLLPAALQGIDIRALLAGAATMDKATRVPHLERNPAALLAMAWYIVGEGRGRKDMVVLPYKDRLALFSRYLQQLVMESLGKSHDLQGNRVEQGLTVYGNKGTTDQHAYVQQLRDGLNNFFVTFIEVLQDREPGIPSPFVEPEVTSGDYLDGLLQGTRQALYENGRDSVTITLPRVDARSVGALIALYERAVGLYASLIQVNAYHQPGVEAGKKAASAVLQLQRQVLEVMREQKGSLTLPQLAEKLSCPERIETLYWIVRHLQANGRSLVLVGDPGRPLELSIQPRPA is encoded by the coding sequence ATGGACAGCCTTCAACTTTGGCAGCGCTACTGCGATTGGCTCTACTACCATCCCGAGCTGGAAATTTTTGTGGATATCAGCCGCATCCGTTTTACCCCTGCCCAAGTGGAGGCCCTGCGGCCTCTCTTTGCCCGGGCTTTTGCTGAAATGCAGGCCTTAGAAGCCGGGGCCATTGCCAACCCGGACGAAGGTCGCCAGGTGGGCCACTATTGGCTGCGGGCGCCGGAGCTGGCTCCCACTGCCGAAATCCGGCAGGCAATTCAAGACTGCGTTGAACAGGTGGAGAGCTTTGCCAAGAAGATCCACTGCGGCACGATCCCAGCCAGTGGGGGAGGGCGTTTCACCGAGCTGCTCTGGATTGGCATTGGCGGCTCGGCTCTGGGGCCACAATTTGTGGCGGAGGCCCTGGCTCCGCTGCAGCCGCCCTTGAACATTCACTTCATCGACAACACGGATCCGGACGGGTTTGACCGGGTGCTGGGACGGCTGGCCGGCAAACTGGGACAAACCCTGGTGGTTGTCACCTCCAAATCCGGCAACACGCCCGAGCCGCGCAACGCCTTGGTGGAAGTGGAGCTGGCTTACCGGAAGGCAGGGATCCCCTTTTCTGCCCATGCAGTGGCCATCACCGGCCCCGGCAGCCAATTGGAGCAGCAGGCGCGGCAGGAGGGGTGGCTAGCCGTTTTTCCCATCTTCGACTGGGTGGGGGGGCGCACCTCGGAAACTTCCGCGGTGGGCCTGCTGCCGGCAGCGTTGCAGGGGATCGACATCCGGGCTTTGCTGGCCGGAGCTGCCACCATGGACAAAGCCACCCGCGTACCCCACCTAGAGCGTAATCCTGCCGCCCTCTTGGCCATGGCCTGGTACATCGTCGGCGAGGGGCGAGGGCGCAAGGATATGGTGGTTTTACCCTACAAAGACCGCCTGGCGCTGTTTAGCCGCTACCTGCAGCAGTTGGTGATGGAATCTCTAGGCAAGTCCCACGACCTGCAGGGCAACCGCGTGGAGCAGGGCCTAACCGTCTACGGCAACAAGGGCACCACCGATCAGCACGCCTACGTGCAGCAGTTGCGGGACGGCCTCAACAACTTCTTCGTCACCTTCATCGAGGTGCTCCAGGATCGCGAGCCGGGGATCCCTTCCCCCTTCGTAGAGCCCGAGGTAACCAGCGGCGACTATCTGGATGGCCTGCTGCAGGGCACCCGCCAAGCCCTCTACGAAAACGGGCGCGACTCCGTCACCATAACGCTGCCGCGGGTGGACGCCCGCTCCGTGGGGGCCCTGATTGCCCTCTACGAACGGGCAGTGGGCCTCTACGCCTCTTTAATCCAGGTCAACGCCTACCACCAGCCGGGGGTGGAAGCAGGCAAGAAAGCGGCCAGCGCCGTCCTGCAGCTCCAGCGCCAGGTGCTGGAGGTGATGCGAGAGCAAAAGGGATCCCTGACCTTGCCCCAGTTGGCGGAAAAACTGAGCTGCCCAGAGCGCATCGAGACCCTGTACTGGATTGTGCGGCATCTGCAAGCCAATGGCCGCAGTCTAGTGCTTGTGGGGGATCCTGGCCGACCCTTGGAGCTAAGCATCCAGCCGCGCCCGGCCTGA